The genomic DNA GGGGAAGTCCCGGTAGCCGCTCAGCAGATCGACCGCGTGCACGTCGCCGGGGTCGAACATGAGCACCACCCGGAGGGTCGGGTCCAGGTCCCGCGCCCGCTCGGCCAGCTCCCCGCCGTCCATCCGGGGCATGCTCAGATCGGCCAGGACAAGCCGGACCCGGCGGGGGTGGGCGGCCAGGAACCGGAGGGCGTCCCGGCCGCTCCGGCAGCTCCGCACCTGGTAGCCCATGGCGCGGACCATCCGGCTTACGATCGAGCGGGGGGTCTGCTCGTCGTCGACCACCAGCACCAACGGGCCGGTATCGAGGGGGATGACGCCGGCGTCCTCTGGGTCGGGCACAGGGCCTCCGGGCGGCCGCGAGCGGCTCGCCGTTGGGCCCTCTCCACGAAGAGGGCGTGACGGGATGCTGGATCAGGCTAAGGGATTGCCGGGACGGGGGCTGTGATGTGGACAACAGGGCCCGGCCAGGGCTCTCCACGTGGGTAAGTGGAGATGTGGTGCGGCCATCCGTCACATGGCCGCGAACCCTAGGTGGG from Gemmatimonadales bacterium includes the following:
- a CDS encoding response regulator, producing MPDPEDAGVIPLDTGPLVLVVDDEQTPRSIVSRMVRAMGYQVRSCRSGRDALRFLAAHPRRVRLVLADLSMPRMDGGELAERARDLDPTLRVVLMFDPGDVHAVDLLSGYRDFPYLMKPVTFGDLHGWLVQLLGAPPGGPSRPPSIGQRRQRSRRPSGQQEE